The Candidatus Methylomirabilota bacterium genomic interval CCGCCGGGCCTCGGCGCGGGCCGGACGTCCTGGGCCCCTTGGACTTGCGCGGTGGCATCGTTGGATATCCCGCTCGGCAGGCAAGCGGCCGAGACACGAAGTCTGTACCCGCTCGCCGCTCAAGGCAAGAGCGGCACCAGGCTTCCGGATCTCGCGCGCGTCAGTCGGCTGGTGCGTTCCCGCCTCGGCGAGGCCGACCGGCCCCCGCTAGGTCGCCAGCCCCCGCTAGGTTGAAAGCACGCAGGCCGGCTGCCGCAGGTAGTCGTCGAAACGGCGGCCGGTGATCTGCTCGAACGCTTCCACGTAGCGCCTGCGCGTACCGGCCACCACGTCCTCGGGCAGCTCGGGCCCGGGGTAGGTCTTGCCCCAGCCGATCTTCTCGCAGTAGTCGCGCACGTACTGCTTGTCGTACGAGGGTTGGGGTCCGCCAGGCGAGTACTGGTCGGCGGGCCAGAAGCGCGAGGAGTCCGGGGTCAGCGCCTCGTCGCCCAGGACGAGCCGGCCGTCGCGGTCGACGCCGAACTCGAACTTGGTGTCGGCGATGATGATACCGCGCTCGAGCGCGAAGGCCGCCGCGAAGCGGTAGAGCGCGATCGAGAGCCGCTCGGCCTCGGCGAAGCGCTCGGCGCCGACCAGCGCGGCCGCCTGCGCGCCGGTGATGTTCTCGTCGTGGCCGCTGGTGGCCTTGGTGGCCGGCGTGAAGATCGGCTCGGGCAGGCGGTCCGACTCGCGGAGACCGGTCGGGAGCCGATGGCCACAGACCTCGCCGGTCTTGCCGTAGTCCTTCCAGCCGGAGCCGGAGAGGTAGCCGCGCACGACGCACTCGATGGGCAACATCCGGAGCTGCCGGCACTCGGTGGAGCGGCCGTCCGGTCGTAGCGCGAGCAGGTGATTCGGGCAGATTTCGGCGGTGCGCGCGAACCAGAAACCGGACAGGCCGGTGAGCACCCGGCC includes:
- a CDS encoding phosphoribosylaminoimidazolesuccinocarboxamide synthase, producing the protein MSDAVHLGSGKVRELYALDDERLLLVASDRISTFDVVLPTAIPDKGRVLTGLSGFWFARTAEICPNHLLALRPDGRSTECRQLRMLPIECVVRGYLSGSGWKDYGKTGEVCGHRLPTGLRESDRLPEPIFTPATKATSGHDENITGAQAAALVGAERFAEAERLSIALYRFAAAFALERGIIIADTKFEFGVDRDGRLVLGDEALTPDSSRFWPADQYSPGGPQPSYDKQYVRDYCEKIGWGKTYPGPELPEDVVAGTRRRYVEAFEQITGRRFDDYLRQPACVLST